Within Chelatococcus sp. HY11, the genomic segment ACCCAGAGCGTGCCAGCATATTTGCCCTGGGGATCGGTGACATAGAGCGCGAGATAGGCGCCGTCGCCGCCATAGTTGGTCAGCGTTGTGGTCAATGTCACCGGCCGGGCCATGGCAAGGCCCGGCAGCGTGAGGGCGGTTGTCATGGCGAGAGCTGCGAGAAGCGATTTCATGTCGGCTTGCCTTCTGCGAGGAAACGATATCCGGGTCGTCACAGAGCGCCGACCCGTCCTCGTCACTCTGGCAACGCCGCCTGAGAGCTGCCTGACGGTCATCGGGATTTTCCGTCAGCACTTCGTCAGGAAGCATCGGACACGGTCAGGTCCACAGCAGATAGAGCAGCGGCCGGCCTGTTGGCAGGCCAGCCGCGAAAGCTCCGGGGACTGAACAAGTCGGCAGCCAGCCACGCTCCGCTCGGGCGCGTGATTCTGCCGCCGCGTTAGCGCGGGGACATCCGCTGCAACGTCCCGTCGCGCAGGACGTACTGGTGCCAGACCGCCATCGCGGCATGCAGTCCGGCGAGGTAGAGGATGATCGTGCCGGCATTCTCATGAATGTCCGCAATCAGGCCCGGTGCGCCCTGCACCCGCTCGGTGATCGCCGGAAGCTGGAAGCCGAAGAAGGAAACGGGAACACCGAGGCGCGAGGCGGCGTACCAGCCGCTCAACGGCAGGGCAATGAGGAACAGATACAGCAGCGCATGTCCGGCTTTGGCGGCAAGGGCGAGACGGCCATTGGACTGCGGCGCGTCCGGGGTTGCGCCCACAAGGCGCAGGATCAAGCGCGGAAGCACCAGGACGAGCACGGCCAACCCGAACGAGAAATGCAGCAAGGGCGGGTTTTCGGCCATATGACGGCCTCCCGTCGAGGTCAGCCAGGCCCCGAGGATCAGCAGGGCCGTCAGCCAGTGGATGACGATCATGCTTCTGGAATAACGGGCCGGATCATGAGGCATGGCGGAATCTCCTTGCGACGGTCGCAGTGCTTGAGCGACAGCGAGATGGGATTGTTACTTGATGGTGGTTTTGGGCCGCACGGTCGTCCCGAGCAGGGTGTTGGAGGATGTCCCGCCTGCGGCGTCGTTCTCCGAGGCCGGCAGCCGCTGACGCCTCGATCCGTGACGGTCGTCATCGCGATCCCTGTGCCGGAACTTGACGATTTCGAGGGTTTCCGGATCGACCTTGGCCTTGAAGGTGAGGCCGTTCCGGTCGGTTCCCCGGATTTCGTAACAGCCGTCGTCGATCTTGATCCTGGCAACGGTCCAGCCTTGACCGGAGGCCATCGTTTCGACCGCTTCCCGCGGCTTCCATCGATCCATCGAGACATGGCAATCGTCGTCGTCAGCCTTGGCGATACCGGGACCGGAAAACGCCAGAACGAGGATCGCGGCCAGCAAATGTTTCATCGTTTCATTGTTCCTGATCAACGCGCTTTCGGGGGGAACCATGGCACGCTCTCCTGACGAACGCCTGAAGCAGCGATGGGGCGGTCTTCAGCAAACCGACAGCATCGGACGCTAGGCAGGAGGATGGCGAGACGGGTGACCTTGGGATGAGAGTTCTACTGATCGAAGACGATGCAATCCTCGGAAAGGCCGTGCGCGAGCAGGTCGCGGCTCTCCACTCGGTGGACTGGGTGACACGGCTCGATGCGGCGCGCGAACATCTCCAAAGCGCGGCATACGATCTTATCCTGCTCGACCTTATGCTCCCGGACGGACTGGGCATCGCCTTTCTCAAAAAGCTTCGAGCCGAGGGCAGTGTGACACCGGTCATCATCCTGACGGCGCTCGACCAGATCTCCGACCGCATCGCGGGCCTCGATGCCGGTGCCGACGACTACATGATCAAGCCGTTCGATCTGTCTGAACTCTCCTCGCGGCTGAATGCCGTGGCGCGGCGATATAGCGGCAACCCGAATCCTCTCATTGAGATCGGCGACCTGCGCATCGATCTCGCCGCCCGGACCGTGATGCACGGTGCGCGCCCGGTCGAGCTTACCGGGCGCGAATGGGCGTTGTTCGAAGCATTTCTGCAGCGGCCCGGCATCGCGATGACCAAGGCGCAGCTCGAAGACCGGCTCTATGCGTTCGGCGCAGAGGTCGAGAGCAATACGATCGAGGTTCACGTCAGCAGACTGCGCAAGAAGCTCGGCCACGGCGCGATCGATACAGTGCGGGGCATCGGGTATCGTCTTGGAATAGCAAGATGATGCGGCCCAGGAGCCTGCAATGGCGGCTCTCGCTATGGCTGGGGCTGGGGCTAACCGTGTTGTGGGCGCTTGCCGCAGTCGTGACCGCGCAGATGCTGCGCCATGAAATGGACGAGGTGTTCGACAGCGCCCTTGAAGAGACGGCGCAACGCATCCTGCCGCTTGCGGCGATCGAGATCATCGGGCGCGATGCCGATGACACCGAACAGCGCGTTGCCACGCTCCGCCAGCATGATGAGTATTTCACCTATGTCGTGCGCGATGCGTCAGACAAGGTTCTGCTGCGATCGCACAGCGCCGACCTCGCTGCATTCCCGCCGTTTTCCGGGATGGGCTTTGCCACGACGCCGACGCACCGCCTCTACTCCGACGCGACCCTCCAGCAGAACCTGACCATCACCATCGCGGAGCCCCTGTCGCATCGCCGGATAACCGCCGGACGATTGTTGCTCGGGCTGAGCCTGCCGCTGGCCGTCATTGTCCCACTCGGCTTGATCGGCATCTGGGTCATTGTCCGGCTGTCCATGACCCCGGTTCGAACCTTCCGCTCGCAGATCGAGGCGCGCGGCG encodes:
- a CDS encoding cytochrome b encodes the protein MPHDPARYSRSMIVIHWLTALLILGAWLTSTGGRHMAENPPLLHFSFGLAVLVLVLPRLILRLVGATPDAPQSNGRLALAAKAGHALLYLFLIALPLSGWYAASRLGVPVSFFGFQLPAITERVQGAPGLIADIHENAGTIILYLAGLHAAMAVWHQYVLRDGTLQRMSPR
- a CDS encoding PepSY domain-containing protein is translated as MKHLLAAILVLAFSGPGIAKADDDDCHVSMDRWKPREAVETMASGQGWTVARIKIDDGCYEIRGTDRNGLTFKAKVDPETLEIVKFRHRDRDDDRHGSRRQRLPASENDAAGGTSSNTLLGTTVRPKTTIK
- a CDS encoding response regulator transcription factor, coding for MRVLLIEDDAILGKAVREQVAALHSVDWVTRLDAAREHLQSAAYDLILLDLMLPDGLGIAFLKKLRAEGSVTPVIILTALDQISDRIAGLDAGADDYMIKPFDLSELSSRLNAVARRYSGNPNPLIEIGDLRIDLAARTVMHGARPVELTGREWALFEAFLQRPGIAMTKAQLEDRLYAFGAEVESNTIEVHVSRLRKKLGHGAIDTVRGIGYRLGIAR